One genomic segment of Panicum virgatum strain AP13 chromosome 2N, P.virgatum_v5, whole genome shotgun sequence includes these proteins:
- the LOC120662514 gene encoding uncharacterized protein LOC120662514 → MDANTSEQQPQNPSEAAEASVPLDVLPDDDERLYPEFVGNLPQFEETDEEEEEENNDMAVNGDDEDVDDFPMIEYDKENPSLEEGSVFPSMVALRNALATYCLKNEYDYEIDKSEPRRLTMHCVFKR, encoded by the coding sequence ATGGATGCAAATACTTCCGAGCAGCAGCCACAGAATCCAAGTGAGGCAGCAGAGGCATCAGTTCCATTAGATGTGTTACCTGATGATGATGagagactatatcctgagtttgttggcAATTTGCCACAATTCGAAGAAacagatgaggaggaggaggaggagaataaTGACATGGCTGTGAATGGGGATGATGAGGATGTAGATGACTTCCCGATGATTGAATATGACAAAGAGAATCCTTCTCTTGAAGAGGGCAGTGTATTTCCATCAATGGTTGCTTTACGGAATGCACTTGCTACCTACTGTCTTAAGAATGAATATGATTACGAAATCGACAAGAGTGAGCCAAGAAGATTAACTATGCATTGTGTCTTCAAGAGG
- the LOC120660173 gene encoding uncharacterized protein LOC120660173: MRNSRIIQVKVNPHRHSCPSAERKASLKLCKSRWCGDVVLPWVTENPSIGPTELVKKIKEKYSVEVPYMRVFYGKEQALDMIYGPWQESFKLLYTYKAEVEKACPGSVVEIDHHKVQYKVKGKIREKECFRRMFISYMACWKGFLDGCRPYLAVDATSLNGRYRGQLVAACAIDAHNWLFPVAYGVVEAETTESWTWFLEHLRAVIGHPDGLTIHTDACKGLELAVDIVFPGVEHRECMRHLASNFSKYYKGKIYDDNLWPASLTYSLKKHNFHVNQIYAKPEVKAYMEAEHRKIWARSKFSEKCKVDYVNNNLAESFNSWIRHIKGYQLIDLIDRIRQMLMAKFELRQRIASEKFVGHRIIPQVMKELHQNTRQLKMTLLKRKPLAAEVTVLDKKKREFRYPVDLEKRTCTCRKWQMTGLPCTHALFFITSLRGLAAEIDQYVHEYYSVAKFNATYAENVPSIEAKHQWDIVDPGFVMHPPIQGRAPGRPKKVRIRSSVEGAGLGPRKRKCRRCGRFGHIARNCKNAVDPSFGEEGHEEEENTVEAQDGPSRARSAPKGKKGKVGTEERLEKNSR, translated from the exons ATGAGGAATAGCAGAATCATTCAAGTCAAAGTGAACCCGCATCGTCACTCTTGTCCAAGTGCTGAAAGGAAAGCATCATTGAAGTTGTGTAAGAGTAGGTGGTGTGGTGATGTAGTGTTGCCATGGGTGACAGAGAATCCATCTATTGGCCCCACTGAATTAgtgaagaaaatcaaagagaagTATAGTGTTGAGGTCCCTTACATGAGGGTATTCTATGGAAAAGAACAGGCTCTGGACATGATTTATGGTCCTTGGCAAGAAAGTTTCAAGTTGCTCTACACTTACAAAGCTGAAGTGGAGAAGGCATGCCCTGGGAGTGTGGTAGAGATTGACCACCATAAAGTGCAGTACAAGGTGAAAGGCAAGATTAGGGAAAAGGAATGTTTTAGGAGAATGTTTATTTCATATATGGCATGTTGGAAGGGGTTTCTAGATGGATGTAGACCCTATTTGGCAGTGGATGCAACTTCTTTAAATGGAAGATATAGAGGACAACTTGTGGCTGCATGTGCAATCGATGCACATAATTGGTTGTTTCCGGTTGCTTACGGCGTAGTTGAGGCGGAAACAACCGAAAGTTGGACTTGGTTTCTTGAGCACTTACGTGCAGTTATTGGGCATCCTGATGGTTTGACTATCCATACTGATGCTTGCAAGGGCTTAGAGTTAGCAGTTGATATAGTTTTTCCTGGAGTGGAACATAGGGAATGCATGAGGCATCTTGCTTCAAATTTCAGCAAGTACTACAAGGGCAAGATATATGATGACAACCTATGGCCAGCATCTTTGACTTATAGCCTAAAAAAGCATAACTTCCATGTGAATCAGATATATGCAAAGCCAGAGGTGAAGGCATACATGGAAGCTGAGCACCGGAAAATATGGGCTAGAAGCAAGTTTAGTGAAAAATGCAAGGTAGACTATGTGAATAATAACCTTGCTGAGTCTTTTAATTCATGGATTAGACACATTAAAGGGTATCAGCTAATTGACTTGATAGATAGGATTAGGCAGATGCTTATGGCCAAGTTTGAGTTGCGTCAAAGAATTGCTTCTGAAAAATTTGTTGGCCACAGAATAATCCCGCAAGTGATGAAGGAACTACACCAGAACACTAGACAATTGAAGATGACTTTGCTCAAGCGCAAGCCTTTGGCGGCAGAGGTGACAGTGCTGgataagaaaaagagagaatttAGATATCCAGTGGACTTGGAAAAGAGGACATGTACTTGTAGAAAGTGGCAGATGACCGGGTTGCCGTGCACCCATGCCCTCTTCTTCATTACTTCTCTTCGTGGTTTAGCTGCAGAAATAGATCAGTATGTACATGAGTACTACTCAGTGGCCAAGTTTAATGCAACCTATGCTGAAAATGTACCTTCTATAGAGGCAAAGCATCAGTGGGACATTGTTGATCCAGGTTTCGTGATGCATCCTCCAATTCAAGGAAGAGCACCGGGAAGACCAAAAAAAGTTAGAATCAGATCAAGTGTTGAGGGAGCTGGACTTGGGCCTAGAAAGCGAAAATGCAGGAGATGTGGCAGATTTGGACACATTGCTAGAAATTGTAAAAATGCAGTTGATCCATCTTTTGGAGAAGAAGGgcatgaggaagaagaaaatacaGTAGAGGCACAAGATGGACCCTCTAG GGCAAGGAGTGCACCCAAAGGGAAGAAAGGGAAGGTAGGAACTGAAGAAAGATTGGAGAAAAACTCTAGGTAA
- the LOC120658783 gene encoding uncharacterized protein LOC120658783: MPLTRCPKCPRLDPLVRCTTKRTENGNFGREFVNCESKAQAGKALKQCHFFMWLDEYIAALGICRDDMMTGAAPEQAVDSRAYVATDTLAAELKNMNANLAELKIMNANLAELKKMNADLAELKNMNADLAELKNMKKLFKVFYISLISIGVLFLMMNH; encoded by the exons ATGCCACTCACCCGCTGTCCAAAATGCCCACGGTTGGATCCCCTTGTGAGGTGCACAACGAAAAGGACAGAGAATGGCAACTTTGGCCGTGAGTTCGTGAACTGCGAAAGCAAGGCGCAGGCAGGAAAG GCTCTTAAACAATGCCACTTTTTTATGTGGTTGGATGAGTATATTGCGGCACTAGGCATATGCAGGGATGACATGATGACCGGAGCAGCCCCGGAACAAGCCGTCGACAGTAGGGCATATGTGGCTACCGACACACTTGCTGCCGAACTGAAGAACATGAATGCCAACCTTGCCGAACTAAAGATCATGAATGCCAACCTTGCCGAACTGAAGAAAATGAATGCCGACCTTGCCGAACTGAAGAACATGAATGCCGACCTTGCCGAACTGAAGAACATGAAGAAATTGTTTAAAGTCTTTTATATTTCTTTGATATCTATCGGTGTGCTTTTTCTTATGATGAATCATTGA
- the LOC120660213 gene encoding uncharacterized protein LOC120660213 produces the protein MQMDRQWMYNADRRSKEFIDGLHYFLSVAEANKQNGFMCCPCVHCNNNKDYSSSRILHSHIFANGFMKKYVCWTKHGEQGVTMEDNEEEDFDDHFPGNAGIGAFDDDIPMEEPEVDVAENDPSDDLGQALHNVQADCESETERLKFQKLLEDHHKLLYPDCQNGFKKLGTTLELLQWKATNGVSDKGFGELLKLVKKMLPKDNELPATTYEAKQLVCPLGLEVQKIHACPNDCILYRGEYENLDACPVCSALRYKIRKDDPGDVEGEPPRKRVPAKVMWYLPIIPRLKRLFRNKDNAKLMRWHKEERKKDSMLRHPADGSQWRKIDRTYPKFDLDARNIRFGLSTDGMNPFVLIPGPKQPGNDIDVYLRPLVEELLLLWGDEGVRMWDEYKQENFNLRALLFVTINDWPALSNLSGHSNKGYKACTHCLDDTDNIWLTHCKKVVYMGHRRFLPIRHAVRKKGKHFKGQADHRTKPMHRSGKDVFNMVKDLEVVFGKGSGSQPVPNENGMAPMWKKKSIFWELPYWEVLDRDNGRQYLSPASYTLSKEEKETMFDCLSSIKVPSGYSSNIKGILNLAEKKFTNLKSHDCHVLMTELLPVVLRGILPDNVRLTIVKICAFLNAVSQKIIDPENLIKLQNDVVQCLVGFELIFPPSFFNIMTHLLVHLVKEIDILGPVFLHNMFPFERFMGVLKKCVRNRARPEGSIASAYGTEEVIDFCVDFIDDLKLIGVPESRYEGRLSGKGTLGKKSYVCTDDFSFKKAHYTVLQQSSLVDPYIEEHKKILLSNFPEKGPSWNILTYQGYEINGNTFYTIAQDKKSTNQNSGVRMDATDNNGKKDTYYGYIEEIWELDYGPNFKVPLFRCQWVKLSGGGVTKDEYGMTIVDLNNLGYRDEPFVLAQDVAQVFYIKDMSSKPKKGINKQKDEPKRHIVLSGKRNIVGVEDKTDFSEEYNNFVAIPAFEVNADPCILLANDDAPYLRRDHNQGTFVK, from the exons atgcagatggaccggcaatggatgtacaatgctgaccgacgttcgaaagaattcattgatggcctgcattattttttgtctgtggctgaggcaaacaagcagaatggttttatgtgctgcccgtgtgttcattgcaacaataacaaggattactcatcttcaagaatcctacacagccacattttcgcaaatggtttcatgaaaaagtatgtttgttggacgaagcacggagaacagggggttaccatggaagacaatgaagaagaagattttgacgaccactttcccgggaatgctggaatcggtgcattcgatgacgatattcccatggaagagcccgaagtagatgtagcagaaaatgatcccagcgacgatctggggcaagcattgcacaatgtgcaggcagactgtgagagtgaaacagagaggttgaagttccagaagttgttagaggaccaccataagttgttgtacccagattgtcaaaatggatttaagaaacttggcaccaccttggagttgctgcaatggaaggcgacaaatggtgtatccgacaagggatttggtgaattactcaaacttgttaaaaaaatgcttcctaaggacaatgaattgcctgccacaacgtatgaagccaaacaacttgtttgccctttgggactggaagtgcaaaagatacatgcatgccccaacgactgcatcctctaccgaggcgagtacgagaatttggatgcatgtcccgtatgcagtgcattgcgttacaagattagaaaagatgatcctggagatgtcgagggagagcctccccggaagagagttcctgcgaaggtcatgtggtatttgcctataataccacgtttgaagcgtctgtttagaaataaagataatgctaagttgatgcgatggcacaaagaggaacgcaagaaagactcgatgttgagacaccccgctgatgggtcgcagtggagaaaaatagatagaacgtaccctaaatttgatttggatgcgagaaacataaggttcggtttgagtacggatggcatgaatccttttg tgcttatcccgggtccaaagcagcccggaaatgacattgatgtgtacctaagaccattggtcgaagaactcttattgctctggggcgatgaaggtgtacggatgtgggatgaatacaaacaggaaaacttcaacctacgagcattgctgttcgtaacgatcaatgactggcctgctcttagtaacttgtcaggacattcgaacaagggatacaaagcatgcacacactgtttagatgataccgataatatatggttgactcactgtaagaaggttgtatacatgggtcatcgtcggtttcttcccatcaggcatgcggtacgaaagaagggcaagcatttcaaaggccaagcggaccaccgaacaaaaccgatgcaccgtagtggtaaagacgtcttcaacatggtaaaagatctagaagttgtttttggaaagggatctggtagccaacctgttccgaacgaaaatggaatggcgcccatgtggaagaagaaatctatattttgggagctaccatattgggaagtcttagat cgagataatggacgacaatacttaagtcctgccagctatactcttagcaaggaagagaaagaaaccatgtttgactgcttgagcagtataaaggttccatctggatactcatccaatataaaaggaatcttaaatttggcagagaagaaatttacaaatctcaagtcccatgactgccatgtgcttatgaccgaacttcttccggttgtgctgcgggggattctgcctgataacgtccggttaaccatcgtgaagatatgtgccttcctcaacgcagtttctcagaagataattgacccggagaatttgataaagctgcaaaacgatgtggtgcaatgtcttgttggctttgagctgatatttccaccatctttcttcaacatcatgacacatcttctagtgcaccttgtcaaagagattgatattctcggaccagtatttctacacaacatgttcccattcgaaaggttcatgggggtactcaagaaatgtgttcgtaatagagctcgtccagaagggagcatcgccagtgcgtacggaactgaggaggtcattgacttttgtgttgactttattgatgaccttaaactgattggagtccctgaatcgcgatatgaggggagactatctggaaagggtacattaggaaagaaatcttatgtctgcacagatgatttctcattcaagaaagcgcattatacggttcttcaacaatcatccttggttgacccatatatcgaggaacacaagaaaattctgctctccaatttcccggaaaa gggtccatcttggaatatcttaacataccaagggtacgagataaatggaaacacattttatacgatagcccaagataaaaagagtaccaaccaaaacagcggtgttcgtatggatgccacggacaataatggaaaaaaagacacatattacggctacattgaagagatatgggagctggattacggtcccaatttcaaggtgcctctatttcgttgccaatgggttaagctatctggaggaggggtaacaaaagatgagtatgggatgacaatagttgatctcaacaatcttgggtatagagacgagccatttgtcctagcccaggatgtcgctcaggttttctacattaaggacatgtccagcaagccaaagaaggggatcaacaagcaaaaggatgagcctaagcgacacatagttctatcaggaaagagaaacatcgttggagtggaggacaagacagacttttcagaagaatataataattttgttgccattccagctttcgaagtaaatgctgatccatgcatcctgctagccaatgatgatgctccatacttgcgccgtgatcataatcaagggacatttgtgaag